In Geotalea uraniireducens, the genomic window GGATACCCGAATGACGAGTTGCCCAAAAAAACAGAAGTTTTGGCCGCGGATGGCGGCACCGCTCCTCACCTCTGCAGGCATCGCCCTAGTGGCTGCCTTGACCGGAGCCCCGGCGCTCGCCATGGAGATCACTCCGTTCCGGGTCGTCAACATGAGTCCGCTGGTGCAGATTTTCGGCCTGCCGGTGCCGGACAGCGCCCGCGTCCTGCAGCCCAATCAAGGCGAGGTGTCGCTCTCCGTCAACCTGGCCAACAATTTTGCCATTGACGAAAACAACCACGAGGCGATCACGCTGGATGGAGAAACCTACCGGGGGGCGCTCGACCTCCGCTATGGCCTGGCCCGGCGCTTCGAGGCGGGGATCGAAATCCCGGTAGTCGCCCAGAGCGGCGGCTTTCTCGACGGCTTTATCGAATGGTTCCATCGGACCTTCGGCTTCAACAACGGCGGCCGGGATGAGGTGCCGCGCGACCGACTCCTCTACCGCTACGAGCGGGATGGCAGCGACCGGCTGGTCATGGACGACGGCGGCGTGGGGCTGGGGGACATTCGTTTGACGGGGGGGATGCAGCTTTACGACGAACAGACCGAGGCGCCCCGCTCGCTTTCCCTGCGGGCGGCGCTCAAGCTACCTACCGGCAACAGCCACAAGCTGCGCGGCAGCGGCAGCGTCGACTTTTCACTCTGGCTCAACGGCAGCGACGATTTTCGCCTCGGCCCGGCAGGACATATGACCATTTTCGGCTCCGCCGGCGGGACGGTGATGAGCGACGGCGACGTCCTGAAGGATCAGCAGCGCAACCTGGCGGCCTTCGGCGCCGCCGGCTTCGGCTGGAGCCCGGCCGACTGGATCGCCTTGAAGGCCCAGGCGCTCTGGCACACCTCCCTCTACCGGGACAGCGAGCTGCGGGAGTTAGGCAACGACACCATCATGGGAACCATCGGCGGCACGCTGGCCTTTACCGAGCGGACCAGCCTGGATCTCGGAGTTTCTGAGGATTTGAGCGTAAAAACCGCCCCCGACGTCACCTTCAACTTCGCCCTGCATCATCGGTTCTGAGCGGCGCCACGCGCCGGGCGGATCAGGCTTTTCCGTGCCGCCGCTCTTCGCGGAGCATGTCGAACGCCAGGAGGGCAACGCCGACGCAGATGGCCGAATCGGCAACGTTGAAGGCGGGCCAGTGGTAAGTGCGCCAGTAGACATCGAGGAAGTCGATCACTTCGCCGAGCCGGACCCGGTCGATCAGGTTGCCGAGGGCACCGGCAAAGATCATTGCCAGCGCGACCGCCGCCAGCGTCTGGTCGTCCCGCAGTTTCCGGTAGGCGAAAATGATCACGACCAGGGCGGCCAGCGAAATGCCGATAAAGAACGGCAGCCGGTAACTGAAGCCGGAAAGAAAACTGAAGGCAGCGCCCCGGTTGCGCATGTAGGTGATACTGAACAGGCCGTCGATGACCGGCCGGGACTGGTAAAGCGCCATGCTCCGGTCGATCAGGATCTTGGTCGCCTGGTCGAGGCCAAGGATCAGCACGGTCACGGCCAGCAGGATTAGGTAGCGTGGTTTCATAGCGGCAATCTTTCGTCAGTCGGACGGAAAACGCGCCGGCGGTCTCGCCGCCGGCGCCGTGGTTTCCGGCAGTTTCTCACTTCACGGCGGCGGTACACTTGGCGCAGAGGGTCGGGTGCTCCGGATCGATCCCCAGCTCCTCCTCATAATGCCAGCAGCGCTCGCATTTCGTCCCCGGCGCGGCGCCGACCCCGATTCGCAACCCCTTGACGTTCTCCGCTTCCATGCTCTCGCCGGCAATCTCCGTCACCAGCTCCACCTTGGAAACGATAAAGATCGTTGCCAATTCATCGGCATACTCTCGAAGGAAAGCAAGAAGCTCCGGTTCGGCGGCCAGCTGCACCGCCGCGTCGAGGGAGTGGCCGATCACTTTCTGCACCCGGGCCTGCTCCAGAGCCTTGGCAACGTCGCTACGGACCCGGATGATCTGTTCCCAACGCTCGACGAGCGCTTCGTCCTTCCATTCGGGACGCAACGGCGGGAAGGCCGCGAGGTGGACGCTTTCCTCGGCCTGCTTCGGCATGTACCGCCAGACCTCGTCGGTGGTGAAGGAGAGGACCGGCGCCATCAGTTTCACCAGCGCTTCCAGCACCAGGTACATGACAGTCTGGGCGCTGCGCCGTTCCGGCGAATCCTTGCGGTTGGTGTAGCGCTCCTTGATGATGTCGAGGTAGAAGGCGCTCATCTCGACGGTACAGAAACCATTGACCGCATGGTAGAGAATGTGGAACTCGTACTCGTCGTAAGCCCGCAGCACCTTCTCTTTGAGGAGTTCCAGCTGGTGCAGGGCCCAGCGGTCGAGCTCGGTCATCGCCGCGAAGGGTACCATGTCGGTAGCCGGATCGAAGTCATAGAGATTGCCGAGCAGGTAGCGGCAGGTGTTGCGGATCCGCCGGTAGGCTTCGGCAAGGCGGGTCAGGATCTCCTGGGAGATCCGGATGTCGTCCCGGTAATCCTGGGCCGCCACCCAGAGACGGAGGATCTCGGCGCCGTATTTCTTGATCACCTCTTCAGGGGCGACGACGTTGCCGACCGACTTGCTCATCTTCCGCCCGGAACCGTCGACGACGAAGCCGTGGGTGAGAACCTCGCGGTACGGTGCCCGCCCCCGGGTACCGACACTGGCCAAGAGCGACGAGTGGAACCACCCCCGGTGCTGGTCGCTCCCTTCCAGGTACATGTTGGCGGGCGAGCCGAGCTCGGGGCGGTTCTCCATCACCGCCGCATGGGACACCCCGGAGTCGAACCAGACATCGAGGATATCCATCTCCTTCTCGAAGTCGGCCTTGCCGCAGGCCGGGCAGGTCGTTCCGGCCGGCAACAGCTCCGCCGCCTCCTTCTCGTACCAGATATCGGAACCGTCTGCCATGAAGAGGTCGGCAACATGGTGCATCACCGTGCCGTCGGCGAGGATCTCGCCGCAGGACTTGCAGTAGAAGGCGGTAATCGGCACCCCCCAGCTCCGCTGCCGGGAGATGCACCAGTCGGGCCGGTTCTCGATCATCCCGTAAATCCGCTCCTGCCCCCACTTGGGAATCCAGGAAACTCGGTTGATCTCCTCCAGCGAGCGCTGGCGGAGATTGTTCTTCTCCATGCCGATGAACCACTGTTCGGTCGCCCGGAAGATGATCGGCTTCTTGCAGCGCCAGCAGTGGGGATAGGAGTGGGTGACCTCGCCGGCGCCGACCAGGGCGCCGACTTCCCGCAGCTTCTCCATCACCGAAGCATTGGCATCGAAGACGAACTGGCCGCCGAAGAACTCCAGGCTCTGGATGTAGCGGCCCCGGTTGTCAACCGGGTTGTAGATATCGAGCCCCTCCTTGAGCGCCAGTTCATAGTCCTCCTGGCCATGCCCCGGCGCCGTGTGGACGCAGCCGGTACCGGCTTCGAGGGTGACGTGGTCGCCAAGCAGCACGATCGAGTCCCGATCGTAGAAGGGGTGCCGGCACCGTTTCCGATAGAGGAGGTCGGCGCCGAAAGTGGCAATCACCTCTCCCTGCACGCCGGTGGCCTGCTGAAAGGCATCTTTGAGCCCCTCGGCCACCACCAGCGCCTCGCCACCGGTTTCCAGGGCAACGTAGCTGAGCTCGGGGTGGAGGGCGATCGCCAGGTTAGCCGGAATGGTCCAGGGGGTGGTGGTCCAGATGACCAGGGAGACTTTCTTGCCGGCCAGGGCGGGCACCGCGGCGCTGATGTCGTCCTGGAGGGCGAATTTGACGTAGATAGAGGGCGAAACCTTGTCGGCGTACTCGACTTCCGCCTCGGCCAGTGCCGTCACGCACGACGAACACCAGTGGACCGGTTTCTTCCCCTTGTAGAGGCCGCCGTTTTCGGCGAAGCGGGCCAGTTCCCGGGCGGTGATCCCTTCGTAGTCGAAGCTCATCGTCAGGTACGGCTTGTCCCACTGGCCGAGCACGCCGAGCCGCTCGAACTCCTGGCGCTGGATATCGACGAACTTCGCCGCGTACTCCCGGCACTGCTTGCGCATCTGGTGCTTGGAGATCTCGTGCTTCTTGCTCCCCAGGTTCTTCTCCACCTGCAGTTCGATGGGAAGGCCGTGGCAGTCCCAGCCGGGGACATACGGCGCGTCGTGGCCGGTCATCCGTTTGCTCTTGAGAATGATATCCTTGAGGATCTTGTTGAGGGCGTGGCCGATATGGATATGGCCGTTGGCATACGGCGGGCCGTCATGGAGAATGTAGCGCGGCTTTCCCGCCCCCGCCGCGGTGAGCTTGCCGTACAGGTCCTGCTCCTGCCACCCGGCAAGGATGTCGAGCTCCTTCTGGGGGAGATTGGCCTTCATCGGGAAATCGGTAACCGGCAGGTTCAGGGTTTGCTTGTAGTCCATGAAACGTCCTCCGCAACGTAAGTGTTCATCCATAAAAACGAGGCGCGGCACGGGCCGCGCCAAACATGGTACGCTACAAGTAAACCGTCGAAAAGTCAAGGGTAAACGGGAAAATCCCCCCTACCCCGGCCAGCCGCCGCGCCGGGAGCGAGAAACGTCGGCCGCCACGTTGACCGGGCGGGAGTGTGGCGTTAGAATGAAAACTAATGCGAAAAAAGTGTCGGCCCGCCGGCGCAGAGTGTACAATCCCCTTCGCCCGGTCCGGAAAGGGCTGCGGAGAAAGGAAAGACGATCCATGACGAATCGCCAGCTGCTTCCCGCGCTCTTCCTCCTGGCGCTCGCAGCACCGGCCCTGGCCGCCGCGCCGCCGGCCGGGGAGTCGGGCTGCATCGCCTGTCACAGCAATGCCACAACGATGAAGGAAGCCGGCTACCCCCATTTCACCGTTACCAACGCCGAAGTCGAGGCCCAGTCGGGGATGACCGCCGACTGCCAGGACTGCCACCGGGGTGATCCGCAAGCGCGGGACAAAGAAAAAGCGCACACCGGGCTCGGCCGGCTGTTGGTGGTCAGGAAGAAAGGGCTGACCGCCGAACCGGTGGAACGGCGTCATCCGCTCTACTTCGGCGAGGGCGGCATGGGCCGGATCAGGTACGTGGCCGACAAAGACGGCAAGGGGGTGTTCGATTCGACCGTGACTACCATCCTCTGGCAGGATAAGCGCCCCGACACCCTGTCGCAGAACTTCACCATGATGAAGCAGACCTGCGGCGCCTGCCATCCCCGCGAATTTGCCCAGTTCACCACGAGCACCATGGGGCGGAATGCCAAACAGAGCTCGTATCGCAGCTGGACCGATGCCGCCCGGGGACCGCATAACTGCGGCGTCTGGTTTGCCGGCAACTACGACCGGATCGCCGCCAATACCGCGGTACCGTTCAGCGCCGCGGTAAACGACCTGAACCAGCGGGCCTGCAACAGCTGCCATGTCGGCTGCCTCGACTGCCACTATGACCCGCAGCCGGCATCGACGACCGACCCGAAACTGGGGATGCACACCTTCAACCGGACCCCGAAACCGGAAAGCTGCTACGGCGGCGGCCGGGGCTCGCTCTGCCATGCCGGCCCGGAAGACCGGCGGCGCGGCGCCGGCTACTTCGGCAGTTCCTTCTCCCACCCCGAAGGAGCCGAACCGGACATCCACCTGGCTAAGAAAGTCGGCTGCCTCGACTGCCACGAAAGCAGCCGTGACGGCAAGCTGTCCCACGCCATGGTCAAGCGCCAGGCGACCTGTGACCGCTGCCATGCCGCCATCGTCAAGAGCCACGGCAGCTCGGTGCACCGGCACCTTGCCTGCGAGGCCTGCCACATCCGCAACGTCGGCGGTTACCAGGGGACCTTCTGGGGCCCGGGAAAACTGGCCGGCTCGCCGACCCCATTCCTCAAGTACAAGGAGTATTACGGCATCATGGCGGACCCGATCCTGATCCGCGACCAGCGGGGAAGATGGATTCCGGTCAAGCCGTTCCCGATGGCAGTGATGAACGTCAAGACGGCCGACTTCAAGCCGGGGCTCTATTGGCGCTGGCCAGGCACCCTCCCCGATCTGCAGCGGACCGATGATGCCTGGGGCTACGTCGGGCTCTTTGACGGCCTGCCGGAAAACAACAAGGCACTGCTCTGGATCCAGATCGACAAACTCTCCCACAAGTACGGTCCGGCCCGCTCCTGCGACTCGTGTCACGGTACACCAGACGGCGAACAGCGCCAACTGGTCAGCTGGGATTACGCCGGTCCCGGCGCGCTCCCCTTCAGCGGCAGCCATACAGTCATCGCCAACAGCCATGGCCTGTTCATCCGCGACATGAAGGCAACCGACAGCGTCGAACCGACCACCGGAAATACCATTTCCAGCTTCGCGCCGTGGATTTACCTGAAAGACCGCTGGTCGATCCCCGGCAATTTCGCCGTGCCGCTGCCCAAGGACCGGGCCGGCTACGAACGGCTCAAGGGCAACCGGCCACAAGCGATCGCTACCGGTATCGTTCATCGGTAGCCCGACGGACCAACGACCGGCCATTTACCGGAGGAATCTCCACTCATGACCGACACAATCCGGATGCTGATCCTCGAAGACTCGGAAGACGACCTGCTGCTCTTGCTCCGCGAGGTGCGAAAAAGCGGCCTGGAGCTGACCCACCACTGCGTCGACAACGCCGCAGCCATGTGTGAGGCGCTCGATCGCCAGGAGTGGGACATCATCATTGCCGACTACAACATGCCCCAATTCGGCGCCCTGGCCGGGCTCGGAATAGTCAAGGAACGCCGTCTCGATATCCCGTTCATCATCGTTTCCGGCAAGATCGGCGAGGATCTGGCGGTGGCGGCGATGAAGGCCGGCGCCCACGACTACCTGATGAAAGGGAACCTTTCCCGGCTCGTCCCGGCCATCGAGCGGGAAATCCGCGAGGCTGGCGAGCGGCAGCGACGGCGCCAGGCCGAGGAAGCGATCCATACCCAGTTCAACCAGATCAGCACCATTTTCGACTCGCTCAACGCCATGGTCTACGTCATGGATATGGAAAACTTCGAACTCATTTATCTGAACAAGTACGGCACTCAGCTGTTCGGTGAAGATTGGGAAGGAAAGCCGTGTTACGAGGTGATCCAGGGGGGAAAGACCGTTCCGTGCGACTTCTGCTCCAACGACAAGCTGCTTATCGACGGCAAGCCGCTCCCTCCCTACATCTGGGAGTACCGGAACGAAACCAGCAGCCGCTGGTACCAGTGCATCGACAAGGCGATCCGCTGGACCGACGGCCGGCTGGTCCGGATGGAGATCGCCATCGATATCACCGAACGGAAAGAAATGGAGCGGATGAAGGATGAGATGATCTCGGCGGTGAGCCACGAGATGCACACCCCGCTGACCGCCATGCTCGGTTTTACCGAATTCCTGCTCGAGAACGAGGTCGACCGGGACCAGCAGAAAAACTTCCTCCGCACCATCTACAAGGAAACCGAGCGGCTCAACGAGCTGATCAACAACTTCCTCCAGCTGCAGCGCCTCAAGGCCAGCACCGTCAAATTCAGGATTTCCCCGGTCAAGGTGCGGCTCCTCCTTGACGATGCGGTTTCCCTCTACGCCGCCAGCGCCAAAAATCACCGGTTCAGCGTAGAGTGCCCGCCGGACCTGCCGCCGGTCCGCGGCAATGAAGAACAGCTCTACCAGGCGATCTGCAATCTCGTCTCCAATGCCATCAAGTACTCTCCCGAAGGCGGCACCATCGCGATCGGGGCCGCAGCCGACGACGGGATGATTACCATCCGGGTGCAGGACGAAGGGATCGGCATTCCGCCCGAATTTCACGACAAGATCTTCGATCGTTTTTTCCGGGT contains:
- a CDS encoding DUF3187 family protein, with amino-acid sequence MTSCPKKQKFWPRMAAPLLTSAGIALVAALTGAPALAMEITPFRVVNMSPLVQIFGLPVPDSARVLQPNQGEVSLSVNLANNFAIDENNHEAITLDGETYRGALDLRYGLARRFEAGIEIPVVAQSGGFLDGFIEWFHRTFGFNNGGRDEVPRDRLLYRYERDGSDRLVMDDGGVGLGDIRLTGGMQLYDEQTEAPRSLSLRAALKLPTGNSHKLRGSGSVDFSLWLNGSDDFRLGPAGHMTIFGSAGGTVMSDGDVLKDQQRNLAAFGAAGFGWSPADWIALKAQALWHTSLYRDSELRELGNDTIMGTIGGTLAFTERTSLDLGVSEDLSVKTAPDVTFNFALHHRF
- the lspA gene encoding signal peptidase II gives rise to the protein MKPRYLILLAVTVLILGLDQATKILIDRSMALYQSRPVIDGLFSITYMRNRGAAFSFLSGFSYRLPFFIGISLAALVVIIFAYRKLRDDQTLAAVALAMIFAGALGNLIDRVRLGEVIDFLDVYWRTYHWPAFNVADSAICVGVALLAFDMLREERRHGKA
- the ileS gene encoding isoleucine--tRNA ligase — protein: MDYKQTLNLPVTDFPMKANLPQKELDILAGWQEQDLYGKLTAAGAGKPRYILHDGPPYANGHIHIGHALNKILKDIILKSKRMTGHDAPYVPGWDCHGLPIELQVEKNLGSKKHEISKHQMRKQCREYAAKFVDIQRQEFERLGVLGQWDKPYLTMSFDYEGITARELARFAENGGLYKGKKPVHWCSSCVTALAEAEVEYADKVSPSIYVKFALQDDISAAVPALAGKKVSLVIWTTTPWTIPANLAIALHPELSYVALETGGEALVVAEGLKDAFQQATGVQGEVIATFGADLLYRKRCRHPFYDRDSIVLLGDHVTLEAGTGCVHTAPGHGQEDYELALKEGLDIYNPVDNRGRYIQSLEFFGGQFVFDANASVMEKLREVGALVGAGEVTHSYPHCWRCKKPIIFRATEQWFIGMEKNNLRQRSLEEINRVSWIPKWGQERIYGMIENRPDWCISRQRSWGVPITAFYCKSCGEILADGTVMHHVADLFMADGSDIWYEKEAAELLPAGTTCPACGKADFEKEMDILDVWFDSGVSHAAVMENRPELGSPANMYLEGSDQHRGWFHSSLLASVGTRGRAPYREVLTHGFVVDGSGRKMSKSVGNVVAPEEVIKKYGAEILRLWVAAQDYRDDIRISQEILTRLAEAYRRIRNTCRYLLGNLYDFDPATDMVPFAAMTELDRWALHQLELLKEKVLRAYDEYEFHILYHAVNGFCTVEMSAFYLDIIKERYTNRKDSPERRSAQTVMYLVLEALVKLMAPVLSFTTDEVWRYMPKQAEESVHLAAFPPLRPEWKDEALVERWEQIIRVRSDVAKALEQARVQKVIGHSLDAAVQLAAEPELLAFLREYADELATIFIVSKVELVTEIAGESMEAENVKGLRIGVGAAPGTKCERCWHYEEELGIDPEHPTLCAKCTAAVK
- a CDS encoding cytochrome c3 family protein yields the protein MTNRQLLPALFLLALAAPALAAAPPAGESGCIACHSNATTMKEAGYPHFTVTNAEVEAQSGMTADCQDCHRGDPQARDKEKAHTGLGRLLVVRKKGLTAEPVERRHPLYFGEGGMGRIRYVADKDGKGVFDSTVTTILWQDKRPDTLSQNFTMMKQTCGACHPREFAQFTTSTMGRNAKQSSYRSWTDAARGPHNCGVWFAGNYDRIAANTAVPFSAAVNDLNQRACNSCHVGCLDCHYDPQPASTTDPKLGMHTFNRTPKPESCYGGGRGSLCHAGPEDRRRGAGYFGSSFSHPEGAEPDIHLAKKVGCLDCHESSRDGKLSHAMVKRQATCDRCHAAIVKSHGSSVHRHLACEACHIRNVGGYQGTFWGPGKLAGSPTPFLKYKEYYGIMADPILIRDQRGRWIPVKPFPMAVMNVKTADFKPGLYWRWPGTLPDLQRTDDAWGYVGLFDGLPENNKALLWIQIDKLSHKYGPARSCDSCHGTPDGEQRQLVSWDYAGPGALPFSGSHTVIANSHGLFIRDMKATDSVEPTTGNTISSFAPWIYLKDRWSIPGNFAVPLPKDRAGYERLKGNRPQAIATGIVHR
- a CDS encoding ATP-binding protein, producing the protein MTDTIRMLILEDSEDDLLLLLREVRKSGLELTHHCVDNAAAMCEALDRQEWDIIIADYNMPQFGALAGLGIVKERRLDIPFIIVSGKIGEDLAVAAMKAGAHDYLMKGNLSRLVPAIEREIREAGERQRRRQAEEAIHTQFNQISTIFDSLNAMVYVMDMENFELIYLNKYGTQLFGEDWEGKPCYEVIQGGKTVPCDFCSNDKLLIDGKPLPPYIWEYRNETSSRWYQCIDKAIRWTDGRLVRMEIAIDITERKEMERMKDEMISAVSHEMHTPLTAMLGFTEFLLENEVDRDQQKNFLRTIYKETERLNELINNFLQLQRLKASTVKFRISPVKVRLLLDDAVSLYAASAKNHRFSVECPPDLPPVRGNEEQLYQAICNLVSNAIKYSPEGGTIAIGAAADDGMITIRVQDEGIGIPPEFHDKIFDRFFRVDNSDRRKVGGAGLGLTLVREIVAAHGGRVRVESIPGKGSTFFVTLPVMR